The following coding sequences lie in one Myxococcales bacterium genomic window:
- a CDS encoding efflux RND transporter periplasmic adaptor subunit: MKRRFARVCFLASLGILAACSTGQQNKNNERPTSQSIPTPHADEPEHTQLSRKLRLAPEVVASAHIRTAPVSREALAETITLSGEIVAIPDRTARVSSPVAGRISKVFINEGDVVQKGKPLAMLKIVDLGNVQAAYTSSAARAAAAQHNVSRLKALVAKGLGAKQELAEANALAESLNAEASALKGQLTALGIGAGQGASTSELTLRAPLSGTVIARQAVVGQPVSVDASVATISDLSETWFLARVFEKDLAKLRRQADAEVELNAYPEQRFIGKVTYVGKQIDPVARTVTARIPLVNRDDILREGLFGTAHVSLKSASEKQSPVLVVPRNAVTEIGGKSVVFVQHADNDFELHDVVLGADALGKVHVLSGLREGEQVVIDGVFSLKSMMLKGTFSEED, from the coding sequence ATGAAACGTCGTTTTGCGCGCGTGTGCTTTCTGGCATCGCTCGGAATACTTGCGGCTTGCTCGACAGGACAGCAGAACAAGAATAACGAACGGCCGACTTCTCAGAGCATACCTACGCCGCATGCCGATGAGCCTGAGCATACACAATTGTCGCGCAAACTGAGGCTAGCGCCAGAAGTTGTTGCTTCTGCGCACATTCGGACTGCACCGGTATCCCGAGAGGCCTTGGCAGAGACGATCACTCTCTCGGGGGAGATCGTCGCCATTCCCGACCGCACCGCTCGCGTTTCAAGCCCTGTCGCAGGGCGCATCAGCAAAGTATTTATCAACGAGGGGGACGTTGTCCAAAAGGGCAAACCACTTGCCATGCTCAAAATCGTGGATTTGGGCAATGTGCAAGCCGCATATACTTCTTCGGCAGCGCGAGCGGCTGCTGCTCAACACAATGTAAGCCGTCTAAAGGCATTGGTGGCTAAAGGCCTGGGAGCGAAACAGGAGCTGGCCGAGGCGAATGCGCTGGCTGAATCGCTGAACGCCGAAGCATCGGCGCTCAAGGGTCAGCTTACCGCATTAGGAATAGGTGCGGGTCAGGGAGCGTCGACTTCAGAACTCACTTTGCGTGCGCCTTTGAGCGGCACCGTGATTGCACGGCAGGCCGTCGTGGGGCAGCCGGTCTCTGTGGATGCGAGTGTGGCGACGATCTCGGATCTCTCTGAGACATGGTTTTTAGCCAGAGTCTTTGAGAAGGACCTCGCCAAGTTGCGGCGACAAGCGGACGCGGAAGTCGAGCTCAATGCATACCCCGAGCAGCGCTTCATAGGGAAAGTGACGTATGTGGGCAAGCAAATCGATCCCGTGGCGCGCACTGTGACTGCGCGTATTCCGTTGGTTAACCGCGATGATATTTTGCGAGAAGGTCTGTTTGGAACAGCCCATGTTTCACTAAAAAGCGCCTCCGAAAAGCAGAGCCCGGTCCTGGTAGTGCCCCGCAATGCCGTCACGGAGATCGGCGGCAAGTCAGTGGTATTCGTGCAGCACGCCGATAACGACTTCGAGCTGCACGATGTGGTGCTAGGTGCTGACGCCTTAGGCAAAGTTCACGTTCTTTCGGGTCTTCGGGAAGGTGAGCAGGTTGTGATCGACGGCGTGTTCTCACTTAAGAGCATGATGCTGAAGGGCACGTTTTCCGAGGAGGACTAA
- a CDS encoding TolC family protein, which yields MRFNFNTAFAALLGGVSLASTTHAEEGCLEVERGSLVSCVLARSLDVSIQSTEVDARRGRKLAAGGWLPSNPVLSFSVARRDPQGSGGAATNWYATLEQEVEIAGQQVLRAKAAGYEMRAEQHRLRAIRRDVAALAWQVYFEALATHEGLALARKLEHIQTQIAEVATARAQEGLNARVDADLAHAAMVKATQNRFDAERAKKLAVAWLHILYGREPWGPQMEIKGQLKPLDAATKIAQRPPHESVVSRPTVAALRDEERGFATRASALRRARVPNPTVSLYAQDDGFDEKVFGVGLSVPITLPSPVGKSFSGEAAEAESRSQQASLQAKSKQLSLKLELYRALTDYRTREQQVAAQSYGDTQRARRTFEAIAEEVRVGHMMPRDALNLQKGLTEFLLNDVSNRLLLALASVRLAHAAGMPLEKGVQ from the coding sequence GGAAGGCTGCCTCGAAGTAGAGCGAGGCAGCCTCGTTTCATGCGTCTTGGCGCGCAGCTTAGATGTTTCTATCCAATCGACTGAAGTCGACGCGCGCCGAGGCAGAAAATTAGCCGCTGGCGGGTGGCTCCCCTCAAATCCGGTGTTGTCGTTTTCGGTAGCCAGACGCGATCCTCAGGGTTCGGGGGGCGCGGCCACCAATTGGTACGCGACCCTCGAGCAAGAAGTGGAGATCGCGGGGCAACAAGTGCTGCGCGCGAAAGCAGCCGGATACGAGATGCGTGCTGAACAACACCGCCTCCGGGCCATACGGCGGGACGTGGCGGCGTTAGCATGGCAAGTGTATTTTGAGGCGTTGGCCACTCACGAAGGATTGGCGCTCGCCAGAAAACTTGAGCACATTCAAACGCAGATTGCCGAAGTAGCCACTGCGCGCGCACAAGAGGGATTAAATGCTCGCGTCGATGCGGACCTTGCACATGCGGCGATGGTGAAAGCCACGCAAAACCGATTTGATGCCGAAAGGGCCAAAAAGCTCGCAGTCGCTTGGCTGCACATTCTTTATGGGCGCGAGCCATGGGGACCACAGATGGAAATCAAGGGTCAGCTGAAGCCCCTAGACGCTGCAACGAAAATTGCGCAACGCCCACCCCACGAGAGCGTTGTCTCTCGGCCGACAGTCGCCGCGTTGAGAGACGAGGAAAGGGGGTTCGCAACACGGGCCAGCGCTTTGCGCCGGGCACGCGTGCCAAACCCGACCGTTTCATTGTATGCTCAAGATGATGGGTTCGATGAGAAGGTGTTCGGCGTAGGTCTATCTGTACCGATTACGTTGCCATCGCCCGTGGGGAAGAGTTTTAGCGGCGAAGCCGCTGAAGCTGAGAGTCGTTCGCAACAAGCGTCACTTCAGGCCAAGAGTAAGCAGTTGTCTCTGAAGCTAGAGCTTTATCGGGCACTCACGGATTATCGTACGCGGGAACAACAAGTCGCCGCCCAGTCTTACGGGGATACCCAACGCGCGCGGCGCACCTTTGAGGCGATTGCCGAAGAGGTACGGGTGGGTCACATGATGCCAAGAGACGCACTCAACCTGCAGAAGGGATTGACCGAGTTTCTGCTTAATGACGTCTCCAACAGACTTCTTTTGGCCCTCGCGTCCGTTCGGCTGGCGCACGCCGCAGGCATGCCGCTTGAAAAAGGCGTGCAATGA
- a CDS encoding DUF1552 domain-containing protein, with the protein MRYKKLARRTMLQGLGAAAASVPFLRFMPSALAQASSVPKRFVVFFSPNEPINKSFWKTAGMAHGQALQATQLHAIMKDYLGPHVSKLTMIGDLQTKGILDKDKGSGGHRGIGWMLTGVPNAVYGSGNTDFYGGGQSVDQFIAQRWNATHLYLGALTGGGANGTVSYTDRSQKADSYPSPKTAFDALFSGFQGNPGDQDAYNAQRRRLLDTVSGNVSSLRARLPKADQEKLQQQLDAMDVLEAKLSNVVSCSSTPQAPNAIGLTVANFPQIGRLHMDVMVQALACGVSRVGVVQLGGSGGVGGDQGNPQWPSEGIPNLQHDDNTHKLAHDFANLAKAGKTTDPSYLTRIAIEKLYYKQFGYLLQKLNEVPEGAAGETLLDHTLVLWVKNIGYKHAQEEMLYMLAGGGAGIMAQQGRYLSFPNQPHNKLLATVCNKLGVSVNGYGDPDFSGTLAI; encoded by the coding sequence ATGCGGTATAAGAAACTAGCACGTCGTACCATGTTGCAAGGGTTGGGCGCCGCTGCGGCAAGCGTTCCGTTTCTTCGCTTCATGCCCAGCGCGCTCGCACAGGCCAGCAGCGTTCCGAAGCGTTTCGTAGTGTTTTTCTCGCCCAATGAGCCCATCAACAAATCCTTTTGGAAAACCGCTGGCATGGCGCACGGCCAGGCCCTTCAAGCCACGCAGCTGCATGCCATCATGAAAGATTATTTGGGGCCTCACGTATCGAAGCTGACAATGATCGGAGACCTACAGACGAAAGGCATCCTCGATAAAGACAAGGGATCGGGAGGCCACCGAGGCATCGGATGGATGCTCACGGGCGTCCCGAATGCGGTATACGGGAGCGGCAACACCGATTTCTATGGCGGCGGTCAGTCTGTCGATCAGTTCATCGCTCAACGATGGAACGCAACGCATCTTTATCTCGGCGCACTGACGGGGGGCGGCGCCAATGGCACCGTTTCGTACACAGATCGAAGTCAAAAGGCCGACTCATACCCGAGCCCCAAAACCGCATTCGATGCGCTGTTTTCCGGGTTTCAAGGCAACCCCGGCGATCAGGACGCCTATAACGCGCAACGGCGCAGACTGCTCGATACCGTGTCGGGCAATGTGAGTTCGTTACGCGCACGCCTGCCGAAGGCCGATCAAGAAAAGCTTCAGCAACAACTTGATGCTATGGATGTGCTCGAAGCGAAACTCAGCAACGTCGTCAGCTGCAGCAGCACCCCGCAAGCCCCTAACGCCATCGGGCTGACCGTCGCAAACTTCCCCCAGATTGGGCGCTTGCATATGGATGTGATGGTGCAAGCCTTGGCGTGCGGCGTGAGCCGTGTCGGCGTTGTGCAGCTTGGAGGTTCAGGGGGCGTAGGCGGGGATCAAGGTAACCCTCAGTGGCCATCTGAAGGCATCCCCAACCTGCAGCATGACGACAACACCCACAAGTTGGCGCACGATTTTGCAAACCTGGCCAAAGCCGGAAAGACCACCGATCCGAGCTATCTCACCCGCATTGCAATCGAAAAGCTCTACTACAAGCAGTTTGGGTACCTGCTCCAGAAACTCAATGAGGTGCCGGAAGGCGCGGCCGGTGAGACCCTGCTTGATCACACGCTGGTGCTTTGGGTCAAGAACATAGGTTACAAGCATGCTCAAGAAGAGATGCTCTATATGCTCGCTGGCGGAGGCGCAGGTATCATGGCGCAACAGGGGCGTTATCTATCATTTCCCAACCAACCCCATAACAAGCTGCTGGCAACCGTCTGCAACAAATTGGGGGTCAGCGTCAATGGCTATGGCGATCCCGACTTCTCGGGAACGTTGGCCATATGA
- a CDS encoding efflux RND transporter permease subunit codes for MKLVALLVRWSLANRAIVLVCAVVFIGVGMRSAFELPIDAVPDVTDVQVQVITAAPALSPVEVEQYVSIPVERAMAGVPHAKEVRSVSKYGLSVVTIVFEEDTELYFARQMVHERMSEAESAIPQQYGIPEMGPISSALGEVYQFTVRNPKMTLMQLEELLDWTIAPLLRTVPGIVEVNSFGGEDKQYQVVLDPQRLQATGVSIAQVTEALEKTNANAGGGYIEHNRQHFVIGTRGLVRSLEDLKRVVIGATPEGIPITIATVGDVQFGPRLRRGAATMDGKGETVVGVALMLMGENSRTVTKGIQSKLREIEARLPEGTRIEAFYDRAKLVNRTIKTVGTNLAEGALLVVLVLLLLLGDIRAGLVVATVIPLSLLFAVTVMNALGMSGNLMSLGAIDFGLIVDGAVIIVENAVRRLSEAQKIEGRPLVLAARTTIIERATLEVCSASVFGVAIVAIVYVPILALTGMEGKLFNPMAVTVLLALLGAFFLSLTLVPVLASAWIRPRGSHRDTWLVRTMRKLYLPVIDRLLSRPVLTIGAAVCIFACAVVLFTRLGAEFVPQLDEGDLLIEARRLPGISLTETVQTDLRIERAVLELPEVKHAVGRAGAPEIGNDPMGLEQSDIYIALRPRKEWRAGLSKAQLAEEVLHAANSSVPEVASSISQPIQMRTNELIAGIRSDVAVHVFGPDLTQLARIGEQIAEHIRAIEGAVDVRVEQVAGLPYLEVIPDRAKLARYGLTIADINKVTETMAVGHHVGQVLEGERRFGLVVKTQHGFGGSLDALEALPLRALSGQVVPLADVAEMRFVTGPAQVSRRAQSRLLTAEFNVRGRDLLSVVKEAEQLLTKSLVLPSGYRIEFGGQFEHYTEAKHRLYWVLPIVLALILFMLWLAFRSIRAALLILANVPFAVIGGIAALWLRGIPFSISAGVGFIALFGVAVLNGLVLVSFSRHLEADGLSHADAIREAAELRLRPVLMTALVASLGFLPMALSTAPGSEVQRPLATVVIGGIISATALTLLVFPVVYVWLGGEKKKTQPVHMANVPEKSGSP; via the coding sequence ATGAAACTCGTCGCTCTTTTGGTGCGATGGTCGCTTGCCAATCGGGCCATCGTGCTCGTATGCGCCGTTGTCTTCATTGGGGTAGGCATGCGCTCCGCGTTTGAGCTTCCCATCGATGCGGTGCCAGATGTGACCGATGTGCAGGTGCAAGTCATCACGGCAGCGCCCGCACTTTCACCCGTCGAAGTCGAGCAATACGTCTCCATTCCCGTGGAACGAGCGATGGCTGGGGTGCCCCACGCGAAAGAGGTTCGCTCGGTTTCTAAGTACGGGTTGTCCGTCGTCACCATCGTATTTGAGGAAGATACGGAGTTGTATTTTGCCAGACAAATGGTCCACGAACGGATGAGTGAAGCAGAGAGCGCCATTCCCCAGCAATACGGGATTCCGGAAATGGGGCCAATAAGCAGCGCGCTCGGCGAGGTGTATCAGTTTACCGTACGCAATCCCAAAATGACACTCATGCAGCTCGAAGAACTTCTCGATTGGACGATCGCGCCATTGTTGCGGACGGTGCCCGGAATTGTGGAGGTCAATAGTTTTGGCGGAGAAGATAAACAGTATCAAGTGGTGCTAGATCCCCAACGATTACAAGCCACGGGAGTTTCCATTGCCCAAGTCACCGAAGCGCTTGAGAAAACCAACGCCAATGCTGGCGGAGGCTATATTGAACACAACCGGCAGCATTTTGTCATCGGCACACGCGGCCTTGTCAGAAGCCTCGAAGATCTCAAGCGCGTCGTGATCGGCGCAACGCCCGAGGGCATTCCTATTACCATCGCCACCGTGGGTGACGTGCAGTTCGGTCCGCGACTTAGACGGGGCGCAGCAACCATGGACGGCAAAGGAGAAACGGTGGTCGGCGTGGCCTTGATGCTGATGGGAGAGAATTCTCGCACCGTGACTAAGGGCATTCAGTCAAAGCTTCGCGAGATTGAAGCTAGACTTCCCGAAGGTACCCGCATCGAGGCGTTTTACGATCGGGCCAAACTTGTCAACAGGACCATTAAGACCGTCGGCACCAATCTTGCGGAGGGTGCGCTTTTGGTGGTGCTGGTGCTCCTGCTCCTGCTTGGCGATATCCGAGCCGGACTTGTGGTAGCCACCGTTATTCCGTTGTCACTGTTGTTCGCTGTTACTGTAATGAATGCGCTGGGGATGTCAGGGAACCTCATGAGCCTGGGTGCGATCGATTTTGGATTGATTGTGGATGGAGCTGTAATCATTGTGGAAAACGCGGTGCGTCGACTTTCTGAAGCCCAAAAAATCGAGGGCCGACCGCTCGTTTTGGCCGCTCGGACTACCATCATTGAGCGAGCAACTCTGGAGGTGTGTTCGGCGAGCGTGTTCGGGGTCGCGATTGTCGCCATTGTGTATGTACCTATCTTGGCGCTGACGGGCATGGAGGGAAAGCTGTTTAACCCTATGGCGGTGACGGTACTGCTCGCCCTGTTGGGGGCGTTTTTCTTATCGCTCACGCTGGTCCCGGTCCTTGCCAGCGCCTGGATCAGGCCGCGTGGATCTCACCGAGATACCTGGCTTGTCCGCACGATGCGCAAACTGTATTTGCCGGTCATAGATCGCCTGCTGTCTCGCCCGGTGCTCACCATCGGCGCGGCAGTATGCATCTTTGCATGCGCTGTGGTTTTGTTTACCCGCCTGGGAGCTGAGTTTGTGCCGCAACTCGACGAGGGCGACTTGCTTATTGAAGCTCGGCGGCTTCCGGGCATCTCCCTTACGGAAACCGTGCAGACTGATCTTCGTATTGAGCGAGCCGTGTTGGAACTCCCCGAAGTTAAGCACGCGGTGGGGCGTGCGGGGGCACCCGAAATAGGTAACGACCCCATGGGCCTTGAACAAAGCGACATTTACATTGCACTTCGGCCCCGGAAGGAATGGCGGGCTGGCCTCAGCAAAGCCCAGCTTGCCGAGGAGGTGCTCCACGCTGCCAATAGTAGTGTGCCCGAGGTGGCGAGTTCGATTTCGCAACCGATTCAGATGCGAACCAACGAACTCATCGCGGGCATTCGCTCCGATGTAGCGGTGCACGTGTTTGGCCCCGACCTTACGCAGTTGGCACGCATAGGCGAGCAAATCGCTGAGCATATTCGCGCGATTGAGGGCGCGGTGGATGTGCGCGTGGAACAAGTAGCGGGCTTGCCCTATCTCGAAGTGATTCCCGATCGCGCCAAGCTCGCCCGCTACGGCCTGACCATCGCGGACATTAACAAAGTCACCGAGACGATGGCGGTGGGGCACCACGTGGGACAGGTGCTGGAGGGTGAGCGCCGCTTCGGGCTGGTCGTCAAGACCCAACACGGCTTTGGAGGCAGTCTGGATGCACTTGAGGCGCTTCCGTTAAGGGCGCTTAGTGGACAGGTGGTCCCGCTGGCCGACGTGGCAGAGATGCGTTTTGTGACAGGGCCCGCTCAAGTCAGTCGTCGCGCGCAATCGCGCTTGCTCACGGCGGAGTTTAATGTTCGTGGTCGTGATTTGTTATCAGTGGTCAAAGAGGCAGAGCAACTACTCACGAAGTCCCTCGTGCTGCCTTCGGGATATCGCATAGAGTTCGGGGGGCAGTTTGAACACTATACCGAAGCTAAACACCGGCTCTATTGGGTGCTGCCTATAGTGTTGGCGCTGATTCTGTTCATGCTGTGGCTGGCGTTTCGCTCGATTCGCGCCGCCCTGCTCATACTGGCCAACGTGCCATTTGCTGTCATTGGCGGCATAGCGGCGCTGTGGCTACGAGGCATTCCCTTTTCGATCTCCGCTGGTGTGGGGTTCATCGCACTCTTTGGCGTGGCCGTACTAAATGGCCTGGTATTGGTATCGTTTTCACGACATTTGGAGGCCGATGGGCTTTCGCATGCGGACGCCATTCGCGAGGCAGCGGAGCTGCGTTTACGCCCAGTGCTCATGACGGCGTTGGTGGCCTCACTTGGGTTTTTGCCCATGGCACTTTCTACCGCTCCTGGCAGCGAGGTTCAGCGCCCCTTAGCCACCGTGGTCATCGGCGGCATTATCTCTGCGACAGCATTGACGTTGCTTGTTTTTCCAGTGGTCTATGTCTGGCTGGGCGGCGAGAAAAAGAAGACTCAGCCTGTTCATATGGCCAACGTTCCCGAGAAGTCGGGATCGCCATAG
- a CDS encoding DUF1592 domain-containing protein: MPVFTRAHHLTPVALLVVFGSAGCLGLIGNSSVDPGGKGGPAPLLATELPPPQFRRLTRVEYNNTVRDLLGDTTNPANEFSEDERVGGFESNSVSGLSQLQFDQYASAAKEMAEHVVSERMSDVVGCEPTDETCVGNFIGTFGLRAFRRPLTDDEKAALLALYQDGKTTWSASMGVQLVIEAMLISPQFFFLTELGEAPEADAKLTALTSYEVAQRLSYFLWQSMPDDALLAAAEEGALSNIEGIEAQARRMLDDQKAGQGVRSFHRQWLGLSGLSDLSKNAEAFPEWNVALADDMMEETMRFSEHVVLEGEGSLDALLSAPYSFVNGALAPVYGLDVTGDFQRVDFDPAQRGGILTQASWLTRTSATAEPSVVFRGKFVREKLFCQHMPDPPPDVDPDATSEERLANPVCAGCHTLMDPIGAGFGKYDAIGQFDALAQNPGFTVNAGPDDVPGSLSDVPALADALSASQGVKDCMTKQWYRYALRREEAKGDEALVQDLQATFTDSEGLIKDLIVAIAKSDAFRFVGIATN, translated from the coding sequence ATGCCAGTCTTCACACGCGCGCATCACCTCACACCTGTAGCCCTGCTGGTGGTTTTCGGATCGGCAGGCTGCCTCGGGCTAATCGGAAACAGTTCCGTTGATCCCGGCGGAAAAGGGGGGCCTGCCCCCTTGCTCGCCACCGAGCTTCCGCCGCCACAATTTCGACGGCTGACTCGCGTTGAATACAATAATACGGTGCGTGATTTGTTAGGCGACACCACCAATCCTGCTAATGAGTTTTCTGAGGATGAGCGAGTCGGCGGCTTTGAATCCAACTCCGTCTCCGGTCTGTCCCAATTGCAGTTCGATCAGTATGCATCGGCTGCCAAGGAGATGGCAGAACACGTTGTCTCTGAGCGCATGTCCGACGTTGTAGGTTGCGAGCCGACTGATGAGACCTGCGTGGGCAACTTTATAGGTACGTTTGGCCTGCGCGCGTTTCGTCGGCCCTTGACCGATGACGAAAAAGCAGCGCTTCTGGCTTTATATCAAGACGGCAAGACCACTTGGTCTGCCAGCATGGGCGTTCAACTGGTCATCGAAGCCATGCTTATCTCGCCCCAATTCTTCTTTCTCACCGAGCTCGGTGAGGCCCCAGAAGCGGATGCCAAGCTGACCGCACTCACCTCTTACGAAGTAGCCCAACGTCTCTCGTACTTTCTATGGCAGTCCATGCCCGACGATGCCCTTCTTGCCGCGGCGGAAGAAGGCGCGCTGAGTAATATCGAGGGCATCGAAGCGCAGGCGCGACGTATGCTTGACGATCAAAAAGCTGGCCAGGGTGTGCGGAGCTTTCATCGTCAATGGCTTGGGCTTTCGGGTCTCTCCGATCTCAGCAAAAACGCTGAGGCCTTCCCGGAATGGAATGTGGCGCTTGCTGACGACATGATGGAAGAAACCATGCGTTTTTCCGAGCATGTGGTGCTTGAAGGAGAAGGTTCACTCGATGCCCTTTTGTCGGCGCCCTATTCGTTCGTCAACGGTGCACTGGCGCCGGTGTATGGGCTCGATGTCACGGGAGATTTTCAGCGCGTGGATTTTGACCCGGCTCAGCGCGGGGGCATCCTTACGCAGGCCTCTTGGCTTACCCGCACGTCAGCTACAGCAGAGCCATCGGTCGTGTTCAGGGGCAAGTTCGTGCGCGAGAAGTTGTTTTGTCAGCACATGCCGGATCCGCCGCCAGATGTCGATCCTGATGCCACCTCCGAAGAGCGCCTTGCAAACCCTGTCTGCGCCGGCTGCCACACGCTCATGGATCCTATCGGGGCGGGCTTTGGGAAATACGACGCCATCGGGCAGTTCGATGCGCTCGCTCAAAACCCAGGATTCACAGTTAACGCAGGGCCCGACGATGTTCCTGGGTCTCTCAGCGATGTGCCAGCTTTGGCGGACGCGCTCTCGGCCAGCCAGGGGGTCAAAGACTGCATGACAAAGCAGTGGTACCGCTATGCGCTGCGCCGCGAGGAGGCGAAGGGCGACGAGGCGCTCGTCCAAGATCTCCAAGCCACTTTCACTGATAGTGAGGGTCTCATCAAGGATTTGATCGTAGCTATTGCAAAGAGTGATGCCTTCCGCTTCGTCGGCATCGCAACCAACTAG